From a region of the Sulfuriferula plumbiphila genome:
- a CDS encoding EamA family transporter — protein sequence MVVPAGIKPREKLALILSYAGIALVFVHDVGMRENGVWTGALLVFGSALAYAIYLIGANHSIARIGAGTTALIGAIGPVSTIYLAWVFLGEGVSLTQITGSMLVLAGVLAISIKRGGR from the coding sequence ATGGTTGTACCGGCAGGCATCAAACCGCGCGAAAAGCTCGCGTTGATATTGAGTTATGCCGGTATCGCGCTGGTTTTCGTACATGATGTGGGAATGCGCGAAAACGGCGTATGGACCGGTGCGTTGCTGGTATTTGGCAGCGCGTTGGCCTACGCGATCTACCTGATCGGCGCGAATCACAGTATTGCACGCATCGGCGCCGGCACAACAGCGCTGATTGGCGCAATAGGGCCGGTGTCCACGATTTATCTGGCCTGGGTGTTTCTTGGCGAGGGCGTCTCTCTCACCCAGATTACCGGATCGATGCTGGTGCTGGCAGGCGTACTGGCAATCAGCATCAAGCGCGGCGGCCGTTGA
- a CDS encoding response regulator transcription factor, which translates to MTADCPSLLLVDDDATFREVLTRALTRRGYKVSSAANVAAALLLAEQNPPEYAVVDLKMPGATGLQLVARLKQLDEHTRIVMLTGYASIATAIEAIKLGATHYLAKPAEVDEIIMALQRGGGDTNVELPPRPPSVERMEWEHIQRVLSENDNNISATARALNMHRRTLQRKLAKRPVRQ; encoded by the coding sequence ATGACCGCAGATTGCCCCAGCCTGTTGCTGGTCGACGACGATGCCACTTTTCGCGAAGTATTGACGCGGGCGTTGACTCGGCGTGGTTATAAAGTCAGCAGCGCGGCCAATGTTGCGGCGGCGCTGCTATTGGCCGAACAAAACCCGCCCGAATACGCCGTGGTGGACCTGAAAATGCCAGGCGCAACCGGCTTGCAACTGGTGGCGCGCCTGAAGCAGCTGGACGAGCACACCCGCATCGTCATGCTCACCGGCTATGCCAGCATTGCCACCGCCATCGAGGCAATCAAGCTCGGCGCCACCCACTACCTCGCCAAACCCGCAGAAGTCGACGAAATCATAATGGCCCTGCAGCGTGGCGGCGGCGATACCAATGTGGAATTACCCCCCCGCCCGCCATCGGTGGAACGCATGGAATGGGAACACATCCAGCGCGTGCTCAGTGAAAATGACAACAATATCTCCGCCACCGCGCGTGCACTCAACATGCACCGGCGCACGCTGCAGCGCAAGCTGGCGAAGCGCCCGGTACGCCAGTAA
- a CDS encoding ATP-binding protein: MMFTNRFRTVPVAGMLRRLFVLRLYAIAGQALAITGVNFGLDIRLPLLPMLVVVGLLALLNLATWVRLAQPWPVTAMEFFGQLLVDVTALTVLLFYSGGSTNPFVSLYLLPIIIAAITLPALYAWALTAICVAAYSFLMFFYLSLDMPHGAAAFALHVAGMWLNFIASAVLITFFIGRMAASIRSRERELAEARETGLRNEQIVALGSLAAGAAHELSTPLATMAVVAGELQYEHGANPALAASLHILRNQVAACKVILTRLTATGGTGRAEDARWLAVDVYLDELVAQWQLMRPTIGLQTCWEGARPAPRILAEATLGQALLSLFNNAADAAPFEVALEARWDSRALTLDILDRGQGFNHEAAARAGEVFFTTKLEQGGFGLGLFLANATIERLGGSVRMLPREGGGAHIVVCLPVHETRTP; the protein is encoded by the coding sequence ATGATGTTTACCAACCGTTTTCGCACCGTTCCCGTCGCCGGCATGTTGCGCCGCCTGTTTGTGCTGCGCCTGTATGCCATTGCGGGGCAGGCGCTGGCGATAACCGGCGTCAACTTTGGTCTCGACATCCGGCTTCCGCTACTGCCAATGCTTGTGGTAGTAGGGCTGCTTGCGCTGCTCAACCTGGCGACCTGGGTGCGCCTGGCGCAGCCCTGGCCGGTCACCGCCATGGAGTTTTTCGGGCAACTGCTGGTGGATGTGACGGCGCTGACCGTGCTGCTGTTCTACAGCGGCGGCTCGACCAATCCGTTTGTTTCGCTGTACCTGCTGCCCATCATCATCGCGGCAATTACCTTGCCTGCGCTATATGCCTGGGCGCTGACCGCGATTTGCGTGGCCGCATACAGCTTTCTGATGTTTTTCTATCTGTCCCTGGACATGCCGCACGGCGCTGCGGCGTTTGCATTGCATGTGGCGGGCATGTGGCTCAATTTCATTGCCAGCGCGGTATTGATCACCTTCTTCATTGGCCGCATGGCCGCTTCGATCCGCAGCCGTGAGCGTGAGCTGGCCGAGGCACGCGAGACCGGCTTGCGCAACGAACAGATCGTGGCGCTGGGCAGCCTGGCGGCGGGCGCCGCACACGAGTTGTCCACCCCGCTGGCCACCATGGCAGTGGTTGCCGGCGAGCTGCAATACGAACACGGCGCCAACCCGGCATTGGCCGCCAGCCTGCACATCCTGCGCAACCAGGTCGCGGCCTGCAAGGTGATTCTCACTCGGCTCACGGCCACAGGCGGGACGGGGCGTGCCGAAGACGCGCGCTGGCTGGCAGTAGACGTTTATCTCGATGAACTGGTGGCGCAATGGCAACTGATGCGCCCCACGATTGGCCTGCAAACTTGTTGGGAAGGCGCGCGCCCGGCACCGCGCATCCTGGCTGAGGCAACGCTTGGCCAGGCACTGCTCAGCCTGTTCAACAACGCCGCAGACGCCGCCCCCTTTGAGGTAGCGCTGGAAGCGCGCTGGGACAGCCGGGCATTAACACTCGATATCCTCGACCGCGGACAAGGCTTTAACCATGAGGCAGCAGCCCGTGCCGGCGAAGTATTTTTTACCACCAAACTTGAACAGGGCGGGTTCGGGCTGGGCCTGTTCCTGGCCAACGCCACCATCGAGCGTCTGGGCGGCAGTGTGCGCATGCTGCCGCGCGAAGGCGGCGGCGCGCACATCGTAGTATGCCTGCCCGTGCACGAGACGCGCACGCCATGA
- a CDS encoding copper chaperone PCu(A)C, with the protein MGRFGMLALAFIAQTAMAADVKVENVWMRATVPGQQVAGAYMDITSPVNARLVGVQSAAAGSMEIHFMRIHHGVMEMREVKALPLPRGKTVKLAPGGFHLMLFDLKRPFKTGETVPIKLTIETADKKRETMDVTAQVRDLNGQMMH; encoded by the coding sequence ATGGGTCGATTTGGGATGCTGGCGTTGGCGTTTATTGCGCAGACTGCAATGGCTGCAGACGTGAAAGTGGAGAATGTCTGGATGCGTGCCACCGTACCAGGCCAACAGGTGGCGGGCGCTTACATGGACATTACCAGCCCGGTAAATGCCAGGCTGGTTGGCGTTCAGAGTGCGGCAGCCGGCAGCATGGAAATACACTTCATGCGGATCCATCATGGCGTGATGGAAATGCGTGAGGTCAAAGCATTGCCGCTGCCCAGGGGCAAGACAGTGAAACTCGCGCCAGGTGGTTTTCACCTGATGCTGTTTGATCTCAAACGGCCGTTCAAAACCGGCGAGACGGTGCCGATCAAGCTTACCATCGAAACAGCGGACAAAAAGCGTGAAACCATGGACGTCACCGCCCAGGTGCGCGACCTGAATGGCCAGATGATGCATTGA
- the mtgA gene encoding monofunctional biosynthetic peptidoglycan transglycosylase, producing the protein MMGKWIRRGLLALLALGLCYQLWIFAHIWWWVDHNPANSAFMDERLDILQQNNPDAELRHKWVPYARISGNLKRALIAAEDARFLSHDGFDWEGIQLAAEKNLKQGRIVAGGSTISQQLAKNLFLSGNRTPWRKIEEAIITVMLEKMMHKRRILEIYMNVIEWGNGVFGAQAAAHYYYRSSAAALTSAQAAKLAAMVPNPRYYDTHRNARGLLHRAAIIQARMGSAAVPR; encoded by the coding sequence ATGATGGGAAAATGGATACGGCGCGGTCTGCTCGCGCTGCTGGCGCTGGGGCTGTGCTATCAGCTGTGGATTTTCGCCCATATATGGTGGTGGGTGGATCACAACCCGGCCAACAGCGCGTTCATGGATGAACGCCTGGACATCCTGCAGCAGAACAACCCCGACGCCGAACTGCGCCACAAATGGGTACCGTACGCACGAATCTCCGGCAACCTCAAGCGTGCACTCATCGCGGCAGAAGATGCGCGTTTTCTCAGCCATGATGGCTTTGACTGGGAGGGCATCCAGCTCGCCGCGGAAAAAAACCTGAAACAAGGCAGGATCGTCGCAGGCGGATCCACCATCAGCCAGCAACTCGCCAAGAATTTGTTTCTGTCGGGCAACCGCACACCGTGGCGCAAGATCGAGGAAGCGATCATCACGGTGATGCTGGAAAAAATGATGCACAAACGCCGCATTCTGGAGATCTACATGAATGTAATCGAATGGGGCAATGGCGTATTCGGTGCACAGGCAGCGGCACATTATTATTATCGCAGCTCGGCAGCAGCGCTGACATCGGCACAGGCCGCCAAACTTGCCGCAATGGTGCCCAATCCACGCTACTACGACACCCACCGCAACGCACGCGGCCTGTTGCACCGCGCAGCCATCATCCAGGCGCGCATGGGTTCGGCGGCGGTACCGCGCTGA
- the aroE gene encoding shikimate dehydrogenase, which yields MSHLYAVIGNPIGHSKSPQIHAAFARETGQDMVYERLLAPLDGFTAAVNAFRRAGGAGVNVTVPFKEQAFALADWLSERARLAGAVNTLKFTDVRIEGDNTDGAGLVADITRNLGFGIARKRILIMGAGGAARGVVLPLLAEHPALLVIANRSVGKAVLLQHQFSPYGVVEACDYAALAGLQFDLVINATSASLTGEQVPLPANLYAQNSLAYDMMYGTGETPFLAHARSHGAGRCADGLGMLVEQAAEAFYVWRKLRPATASVIAMLRQHA from the coding sequence ATGTCCCACCTTTATGCCGTTATCGGCAACCCGATCGGGCATTCAAAATCGCCGCAGATTCACGCTGCTTTTGCCCGTGAAACAGGGCAGGATATGGTCTATGAGCGTCTACTCGCGCCACTGGACGGGTTCACTGCCGCGGTAAATGCATTCCGCCGTGCGGGAGGTGCCGGGGTAAACGTGACCGTGCCATTCAAGGAACAGGCCTTTGCGTTGGCGGACTGGCTCTCCGAACGCGCGCGACTCGCGGGTGCAGTCAACACCCTGAAATTTACCGACGTGCGTATTGAGGGCGACAACACGGATGGCGCCGGACTGGTGGCCGACATCACGCGCAATCTCGGTTTTGGCATTGCCCGCAAACGCATACTGATCATGGGTGCGGGTGGCGCGGCGCGTGGCGTAGTCTTGCCGCTCCTGGCTGAGCACCCGGCGCTACTGGTCATTGCCAACCGCAGTGTGGGCAAAGCGGTGCTGCTGCAACATCAATTTTCCCCCTACGGAGTAGTGGAGGCGTGCGATTATGCGGCCCTGGCCGGGTTGCAGTTTGACCTGGTTATCAATGCCACCTCGGCCAGCCTGACGGGCGAGCAGGTGCCGTTGCCAGCCAATCTCTACGCACAGAACAGCCTGGCCTACGACATGATGTACGGCACAGGCGAAACGCCATTTCTCGCGCATGCCCGCAGTCACGGCGCAGGGCGGTGCGCGGATGGGCTGGGGATGCTGGTCGAGCAGGCAGCAGAAGCGTTTTATGTTTGGCGCAAGCTGCGCCCGGCGACCGCGTCGGTGATTGCGATGCTGCGCCAACACGCATGA
- a CDS encoding rhodanese-like domain-containing protein has protein sequence MPTISAILERAQQRGKLAGLPYAGALTPTEAHFIWCHAPGTRLVDVRSHAEWDLVGEIPGTVQLEWQAYPGWVLNPYFVQQLKQQVDVEALVMFICRSGGRSHQAAVVAHNAGYTEVYNVLEGFEGNKSADGRRGQGCGWKAADLPWKHR, from the coding sequence ATGCCCACCATCAGCGCCATTCTCGAACGCGCCCAACAACGCGGCAAGCTGGCCGGGTTGCCCTATGCAGGTGCGCTCACCCCCACCGAGGCACATTTCATCTGGTGCCATGCCCCCGGTACCCGCCTGGTGGACGTGCGCTCGCACGCGGAATGGGATCTGGTCGGCGAAATTCCCGGTACCGTGCAGCTGGAGTGGCAAGCCTATCCGGGCTGGGTGCTTAACCCCTACTTCGTGCAGCAACTCAAACAGCAAGTGGATGTGGAGGCGCTGGTCATGTTCATCTGCCGCAGCGGCGGACGTTCGCACCAGGCAGCCGTGGTTGCCCACAACGCGGGCTATACCGAAGTCTACAATGTGCTGGAGGGCTTCGAAGGCAACAAAAGCGCGGACGGCAGACGGGGCCAGGGCTGTGGCTGGAAAGCCGCCGACTTGCCATGGAAGCATCGCTAG